Proteins encoded by one window of Actinocorallia herbida:
- a CDS encoding LysR family transcriptional regulator: MSFRQMEYLVTVVEEGSFTAAAERLGVTQPTLSHQVRVLEREVGVPLLERLPGRVLLTPMGREYLPHAVAALRSARLALGEGTGRPGPVHLRIATMYSIALGVVPPAVRAWLAAEPGAEVEVVEFASGTALERHVAAGGADLGVGPLPARWDGPLYELGEEELVLVLPVGDPLAGRADLPLRELADRPWVLYDAGNALAPLVAAACADAGFEPVAAVRTHHSATAVQLAASGLGPALVPTGVLEPGLPVVALRPSPPIRRTLAAYLPGPPSPATSRFITHLLPGP; encoded by the coding sequence GTGAGCTTCCGGCAGATGGAGTACCTGGTCACGGTCGTGGAGGAGGGTTCCTTCACCGCGGCGGCCGAACGGCTCGGCGTGACGCAACCCACGCTCTCCCACCAGGTCAGGGTGCTGGAGCGGGAGGTCGGGGTGCCGCTGCTGGAGCGGTTGCCGGGGCGCGTCCTGCTGACCCCGATGGGCCGCGAGTACCTTCCGCACGCCGTGGCCGCGCTGCGCAGCGCCCGGCTCGCCCTCGGCGAGGGCACCGGACGGCCCGGGCCCGTTCACCTGCGCATCGCGACCATGTACTCGATCGCCCTCGGCGTGGTGCCTCCGGCGGTCCGGGCCTGGCTGGCCGCCGAGCCGGGCGCCGAGGTGGAGGTCGTCGAGTTCGCCTCGGGCACCGCGCTCGAACGGCACGTCGCCGCGGGCGGCGCCGACCTGGGCGTGGGCCCCCTCCCGGCGCGCTGGGACGGACCCCTGTACGAACTGGGGGAGGAGGAGCTCGTCCTCGTCCTGCCCGTCGGCGATCCCCTCGCCGGCCGCGCCGACCTTCCGCTCCGCGAGCTGGCCGACCGCCCCTGGGTCCTGTACGACGCGGGCAACGCCCTCGCCCCGCTCGTCGCCGCGGCCTGCGCCGACGCGGGCTTCGAACCCGTCGCCGCGGTCCGCACCCACCACAGCGCCACGGCCGTGCAACTTGCCGCCTCCGGCCTGGGCCCCGCCCTGGTCCCCACCGGCGTCCTGGAACCCGGCCTCCCCGTCGTCGCCCTGCGCCCCTCCCCGCCCATCCGCCGCACTCTGGCCGCCTACCTCCCCGGCCCCCCTTCCCCCGCGACCTCCCGCTTCATCACCCACCTCCTTCCCGGGCCCTGA
- a CDS encoding FUSC family protein produces the protein MTAFADSFRARTGRLRTMALPIVQVAVAAALAWIIATRLLGHDRPFFAPIAVVLCIGVGLGTRRRRVWELVAGVSVGVGVGDLLISMIGGGAWQIALVVALAMAVSVLLDGGTLISLQAGSSAVLVATLLPPGGTGGVDRMVDALVGGLVGLVAVALLPANPAALATRAIRELLEELSAALEAAATALRDRDPARAAEALERARGSQGTVDKYRDTLLTAHEIAALSPLHRARRDRLEAFATAAEPLDHALRNARVLLRHTVAMIEKGEAAPDLLADGMAELAGTADRLREELAAGTPPLLTRKALRRAAARLDPVPLPPLGFSAHVVLAQLRSLAVDLLEATGEQHAEALAAFPHRAATRAS, from the coding sequence ATGACAGCGTTCGCAGACAGCTTCCGGGCCCGCACCGGCCGGCTGCGCACCATGGCGCTGCCCATCGTCCAGGTCGCGGTCGCCGCGGCCCTGGCATGGATCATCGCCACCCGGCTGCTCGGCCACGACCGTCCCTTCTTCGCCCCCATCGCCGTCGTCCTCTGCATCGGGGTGGGCCTCGGCACACGCCGCCGCCGCGTGTGGGAGCTGGTGGCCGGCGTCAGCGTCGGCGTCGGGGTGGGCGACCTGCTCATCTCCATGATCGGCGGCGGCGCCTGGCAGATCGCGCTGGTCGTCGCGCTGGCGATGGCCGTGTCGGTCCTGCTCGACGGCGGCACGCTGATCTCGCTCCAGGCCGGATCGTCGGCCGTCCTCGTCGCGACGCTGCTGCCTCCGGGCGGCACCGGCGGCGTCGACCGGATGGTGGACGCCCTGGTCGGCGGGCTGGTCGGGCTGGTCGCGGTGGCGCTGCTGCCCGCCAACCCCGCGGCGCTCGCGACCCGCGCGATCCGCGAGCTGCTCGAAGAGCTGTCCGCCGCGCTGGAAGCCGCCGCGACGGCCCTGCGCGACCGGGACCCGGCCCGCGCCGCCGAGGCGCTGGAGCGGGCGCGCGGCTCGCAGGGCACGGTCGACAAGTACCGGGACACGTTGCTCACCGCGCACGAGATCGCCGCGCTGTCGCCGCTGCACCGCGCCCGCCGCGACCGGCTCGAGGCCTTCGCGACGGCGGCGGAACCGCTCGACCACGCGCTGCGCAACGCCCGGGTGCTGCTCCGGCACACCGTGGCGATGATCGAGAAGGGCGAGGCGGCGCCCGACCTTCTCGCCGACGGCATGGCGGAGCTGGCCGGGACCGCCGACCGGCTGCGCGAGGAGCTCGCCGCGGGCACGCCGCCCCTGCTCACCCGCAAGGCGCTGCGCCGCGCCGCGGCCCGGCTCGACCCGGTGCCGCTGCCCCCGCTGGGCTTCTCCGCGCACGTCGTGCTGGCCCAGCTCCGCTCCCTGGCCGTCGACCTGCTGGAGGCCACCGGCGAGCAGCACGCCGAAGCCCTCGCCGCCTTCCCCCACCGCGCCGCCACCCGCGCCTCCTGA
- a CDS encoding MBL fold metallo-hydrolase encodes MTLYAGLATRGPAPDAPGASGVRTMFLGTSTLLVRDSRTTLLIDGFFSRPPLWRIATSKIAPDLRTIDACLERAGVTSLDAVLCAHAHYDHALDAPVIARKYGAPLVGSDSAVKVGEGYGLPSDLLVTAKDGEVFAFGDFRVTPVHALHSPGDIAEGAVTEPLVPPARYTAWRSGQCYTFFLRHPAGSLLVHPSANHIPGKLSSFHAETAYLSIGRLGAQSAQERESYWHETVLATGAKTVLPIHWDDFMLPLDRPLRPMPFFMDDVTPALDFLEHACRRDRVTLVLPTAWQEVDPFGRWR; translated from the coding sequence ATGACCCTGTACGCGGGCCTCGCCACGCGCGGCCCGGCCCCGGACGCCCCCGGCGCCTCGGGGGTGCGGACGATGTTCCTCGGCACGAGCACCCTGCTCGTCCGGGACTCCCGCACGACCCTGCTCATCGACGGCTTCTTCTCCCGGCCTCCCCTGTGGCGGATCGCGACGAGCAAGATCGCGCCGGACCTCCGCACGATCGACGCGTGCCTGGAACGGGCGGGCGTCACCTCCCTGGACGCGGTGCTGTGCGCGCACGCCCACTACGACCACGCCCTCGACGCCCCGGTCATCGCCCGCAAGTACGGGGCGCCCCTGGTCGGGTCGGATTCGGCGGTCAAGGTGGGCGAAGGATACGGGCTCCCCTCTGATCTCCTGGTGACGGCCAAGGACGGCGAGGTCTTCGCGTTCGGCGACTTCCGCGTCACCCCCGTGCACGCCCTGCACAGCCCGGGGGACATCGCCGAGGGCGCCGTCACCGAACCGCTGGTCCCCCCCGCCCGGTACACCGCGTGGCGGTCGGGCCAGTGCTACACGTTCTTCCTGCGCCACCCGGCGGGGTCGCTGCTGGTGCATCCGAGCGCGAACCACATCCCCGGGAAGCTCTCGTCCTTCCACGCCGAGACCGCCTACCTCAGCATCGGCCGCCTCGGCGCCCAGTCCGCGCAGGAGCGCGAGTCCTACTGGCACGAGACGGTCCTCGCCACCGGCGCCAAGACCGTCCTCCCGATCCACTGGGACGACTTCATGCTCCCCCTCGACCGCCCCCTGCGCCCCATGCCGTTCTTCATGGACGACGTCACCCCCGCCCTGGACTTCCTCGAACACGCCTGCCGCCGTGACCGCGTCACCCTCGTCCTCCCCACCGCCTGGCAGGAGGTCGACCCCTTCGGCCGCTGGCGCTGA
- a CDS encoding LLM class flavin-dependent oxidoreductase: MTALSILDLAPVAKGQTARESFQASVELARTAERAGYKRVWYAEHHNMASIASTATSVLIGYVAAHTESIRLGSGGVMLPNHSPLVIAEQFGTLETLYPGRIDLGLGRAPGTDQQTMRALRRNNTSADSFPQDVLELQGYLSGNSRVPGVQAVPVADRPVPLYILGSSLFGAQLAAQLGLPYAFASHFAPDALHEAAGLYHDTFKPSEHLAEPYLITAANVFAADDHDTAVEQKTVAYRARARMMIARGPSGTADFTDDQIDAFLASPNGRHLSAMTRYTAAGTPDEVRAWLEDFAASTRSDEVIVTHQAPALPDRLHSVELTAKAMSLSA, encoded by the coding sequence ATGACCGCACTGTCCATTCTGGACCTCGCCCCCGTGGCCAAGGGCCAGACGGCCCGGGAGAGCTTCCAGGCGAGCGTCGAACTCGCCCGCACCGCCGAGCGGGCCGGGTACAAGCGGGTCTGGTACGCCGAGCACCACAACATGGCCTCGATCGCCTCGACCGCGACAAGCGTTCTCATCGGGTACGTCGCCGCTCATACCGAGTCGATCCGGCTCGGATCCGGCGGCGTCATGCTGCCCAACCACTCCCCGCTGGTGATCGCCGAGCAGTTCGGCACGCTGGAGACGCTGTACCCCGGCCGGATCGACCTCGGCCTCGGCCGCGCCCCCGGCACGGATCAGCAGACCATGCGGGCGCTGCGCCGGAACAACACCTCGGCCGACAGCTTCCCCCAGGACGTCCTCGAGCTCCAGGGCTACCTGAGCGGGAACTCGCGGGTGCCCGGCGTGCAGGCGGTGCCGGTCGCCGACCGGCCCGTGCCCCTGTACATCCTCGGCTCGTCCCTGTTCGGCGCGCAGCTCGCCGCCCAGCTCGGCCTGCCCTACGCGTTCGCCTCGCACTTCGCGCCGGACGCGCTGCACGAGGCGGCCGGCCTGTACCACGACACCTTCAAGCCGTCCGAGCACCTGGCCGAGCCGTACCTGATCACCGCCGCGAACGTCTTCGCCGCCGACGACCACGACACGGCCGTCGAGCAGAAGACCGTCGCCTACCGGGCCCGCGCCCGGATGATGATCGCCCGCGGCCCGTCGGGCACCGCGGACTTCACCGACGACCAGATCGACGCGTTCCTCGCCTCCCCGAACGGCAGGCACCTGTCCGCCATGACCCGCTACACCGCCGCCGGCACCCCCGACGAGGTCCGCGCCTGGCTCGAGGACTTCGCCGCCTCCACCCGCTCCGACGAGGTCATCGTCACCCACCAGGCCCCCGCCCTCCCCGACCGCCTCCACTCGGTCGAACTCACCGCCAAGGCCATGTCCCTTTCCGCCTGA
- a CDS encoding ArsR/SmtB family transcription factor, producing MLDECKALANETRLRVLEWLKDPEAHFPIADDCTAALGVCVGLLQRKAGTSASTMSAHLAVLQRAGFVTATRRGQWTYYRRDEQRIREFAERVHRDL from the coding sequence GTGCTCGACGAGTGCAAGGCCCTGGCGAACGAGACCCGGCTGCGGGTGCTGGAGTGGCTGAAGGACCCAGAGGCCCACTTCCCGATCGCCGACGACTGCACCGCGGCGCTCGGCGTCTGCGTCGGACTCCTCCAGCGCAAGGCCGGGACCTCGGCGTCCACCATGTCGGCGCATCTCGCGGTGCTCCAGCGCGCCGGATTCGTCACGGCGACGCGGCGCGGCCAATGGACGTACTACCGGCGCGACGAACAGCGCATCCGGGAGTTCGCCGAACGCGTCCACCGCGATCTTTAG
- a CDS encoding FtsX-like permease family protein produces MNLSAARLALLGSRASLGRLLGIGAGIALGVAAFLLLWGAGGGLEDREQRTAWLYTQGSEEARALGAGEALWAPSTDYHRGVPITRRDIAAGPGTRVTVPGLGAPPSPGAYYASPALAELVAATPSAELGDRYGVLAGTLPPSALPGPDALVAVKGAAPERVASLATATVITALDTQAAQRGGSYRTVMLIGGVAVFFPVLLLVGITTRLGAAARAESFATLRLIGATPGALARLAAWEMGTVALAGGAAGVLLAWALRPVAALLPVGDGRLYATALAVSPATAALTVGVTAAVAAVAAAWRIHRAGIGPLGAARQRRERVPTAWRALPLAAGLAVMATATLRGDAFSSATRQVLLFGGFVLTTAGIAVVGPWLTLLAGRLLERRAGGAAGAIAGGRIRATPGAAFRSVAGMVVAVFTVSVFAGSASSVDRVTTPDTGPGRSPVHSLFAGIASGAAEPGVLRAAASGAQRLIVAYGPPEREFLAVSADDARALGFPVASGTRYLRFEPGSFLAARSDAPAASRPIPGLRGLAPSMAFALTDGTPAGLERARTALDSSGLTTVPALSRGDLADLGLRGAVGNLARLAYLGVFVAILVAGVSLAVSTAAAMLDRRRVLGLMRLMGMPPGVLRRVIAYETAVPLAAVVLLSSAAGFGVAWLILEGLTADRLTMGAPDPVFFLTLAVGLLLTAAATGAAASLVGRGTGAAATRFE; encoded by the coding sequence GTGAACCTCTCGGCAGCGCGGCTCGCCCTCCTCGGCAGCCGCGCCTCCCTCGGCCGCCTCCTCGGCATCGGCGCGGGCATCGCCCTGGGCGTCGCGGCGTTCCTCCTGCTGTGGGGCGCGGGCGGCGGTCTGGAGGACCGCGAGCAGCGCACCGCCTGGCTCTACACCCAGGGGTCGGAGGAGGCCAGGGCGCTCGGCGCGGGCGAGGCGCTCTGGGCGCCTTCCACCGATTACCACCGGGGCGTCCCGATCACCCGGCGGGACATCGCGGCAGGTCCCGGAACGCGGGTGACCGTGCCGGGTCTCGGGGCGCCGCCTTCCCCGGGCGCCTACTACGCCTCGCCCGCGCTCGCCGAACTCGTCGCCGCGACGCCGTCCGCCGAACTGGGCGACCGGTACGGCGTCCTCGCCGGGACGCTGCCCCCGTCCGCCCTGCCAGGCCCGGACGCCCTCGTCGCCGTCAAGGGCGCGGCGCCGGAACGCGTGGCGTCCCTGGCGACCGCGACGGTCATCACCGCCCTGGACACCCAGGCCGCCCAGCGCGGCGGCTCCTACCGGACCGTCATGCTCATCGGCGGCGTCGCGGTCTTCTTCCCGGTGCTGCTGCTCGTCGGGATCACCACCCGGCTCGGCGCCGCCGCGCGCGCCGAGAGCTTCGCGACGCTCCGCCTGATCGGCGCGACGCCGGGCGCGCTCGCCCGGCTCGCCGCCTGGGAGATGGGCACGGTCGCGCTCGCCGGCGGCGCGGCCGGGGTGCTGCTGGCGTGGGCGCTGCGCCCGGTCGCGGCGCTGCTGCCCGTCGGCGACGGCAGGCTGTACGCCACCGCCCTCGCGGTCTCCCCGGCGACGGCCGCCCTCACCGTCGGGGTGACCGCCGCGGTGGCCGCCGTCGCGGCGGCGTGGCGGATCCACCGCGCTGGGATCGGCCCGCTCGGCGCGGCCCGGCAGCGCCGCGAACGCGTCCCGACGGCCTGGCGGGCGCTGCCGCTCGCCGCGGGCCTCGCGGTCATGGCCACCGCGACCCTGCGGGGCGACGCCTTCTCCTCGGCGACCCGCCAGGTGCTCCTCTTCGGCGGGTTCGTGCTCACCACCGCGGGCATCGCCGTCGTCGGCCCCTGGCTGACGCTGCTCGCGGGCCGCCTCCTGGAGCGGCGGGCTGGGGGCGCGGCGGGCGCCATCGCGGGCGGCCGGATCAGGGCGACGCCCGGCGCCGCGTTCCGCTCGGTCGCCGGCATGGTCGTCGCGGTGTTCACGGTGAGCGTCTTCGCGGGTTCCGCGAGCTCGGTCGACCGGGTCACCACCCCCGACACCGGTCCCGGCCGCTCCCCGGTGCACAGCCTTTTCGCGGGGATCGCGTCCGGGGCCGCCGAACCCGGGGTGCTGCGCGCCGCGGCCTCGGGCGCACAAAGGCTCATCGTCGCCTACGGGCCGCCCGAGCGGGAGTTCCTTGCCGTCTCGGCCGACGATGCCCGCGCGCTCGGGTTCCCCGTCGCCTCCGGCACCCGGTACCTGCGGTTCGAACCCGGGTCGTTCCTCGCCGCCAGGTCCGACGCGCCCGCCGCGTCGCGTCCGATCCCGGGTCTGCGCGGGCTGGCGCCGTCGATGGCGTTCGCGTTGACCGACGGCACCCCCGCCGGGCTGGAGCGGGCCCGCACCGCGCTGGACTCCTCGGGCCTGACGACGGTTCCGGCGCTCAGCCGGGGCGACCTCGCCGACCTCGGGCTGCGCGGGGCCGTCGGGAACCTCGCGCGTCTCGCCTACCTCGGCGTGTTCGTGGCGATCCTCGTCGCAGGGGTCTCGCTCGCGGTCTCCACCGCGGCCGCGATGCTCGACCGGCGCAGGGTCCTCGGCCTGATGCGGCTCATGGGGATGCCGCCCGGGGTGCTGCGCCGGGTGATCGCCTACGAGACCGCGGTTCCGCTGGCCGCGGTCGTGCTGCTCTCGTCGGCCGCGGGTTTCGGCGTCGCCTGGCTGATCCTCGAAGGGCTCACCGCCGACCGGCTGACCATGGGCGCCCCGGATCCGGTCTTCTTCCTCACCCTGGCCGTCGGCCTGCTGCTGACCGCGGCGGCCACCGGCGCCGCGGCCTCGCTGGTCGGCCGCGGCACCGGCGCCGCGGCCACCCGCTTCGAATGA
- a CDS encoding ABC transporter ATP-binding protein, whose amino-acid sequence MNEPALITARGLRKSFGPTEALRGVDLDVRRGEVLAVMGPSGSGKSTLLHCLAGVLVPDSGTVEVAGRSVSGLGEAARSRLRLTEFGFVFQFGQLLPELTAADNVGLPLLLNGTPRARARTAAGAALARLGLQDAGEKHPTELSGGQAQRVAIARALITRPKVLFADEPTGSLDSLAAENVLTAMLDLVREDGTTVVLITHDPRTAAYADREVIVRDGRIGAVVA is encoded by the coding sequence ATGAACGAACCCGCGCTCATCACCGCGCGCGGCCTGCGGAAGTCCTTCGGGCCGACGGAGGCGCTGCGCGGTGTCGACCTCGACGTCCGGCGCGGTGAGGTCCTCGCCGTCATGGGCCCTTCCGGGTCTGGCAAATCGACGCTCCTGCACTGCCTGGCCGGGGTGCTCGTGCCCGACTCCGGCACCGTCGAGGTCGCGGGCCGGAGCGTCTCCGGCCTGGGCGAGGCGGCCCGCAGCAGGCTCCGCCTCACCGAGTTCGGCTTCGTCTTCCAGTTCGGTCAGCTCCTGCCGGAGCTGACCGCCGCCGACAACGTCGGCCTGCCGCTGCTGCTCAACGGGACGCCGAGGGCCCGCGCGCGCACGGCGGCCGGTGCCGCTCTCGCCAGGCTCGGCCTCCAGGACGCGGGGGAGAAGCACCCGACGGAGCTGTCCGGCGGGCAGGCCCAGAGGGTCGCGATCGCCCGCGCGCTCATCACCCGGCCGAAGGTGCTCTTCGCGGACGAGCCCACAGGCTCCCTCGACTCCTTGGCGGCCGAGAACGTGCTCACCGCGATGCTCGACCTCGTCCGGGAGGACGGCACGACCGTCGTCCTCATCACGCATGATCCCCGCACCGCGGCGTACGCCGACCGCGAGGTCATCGTGCGGGACGGGCGGATCGGCGCGGTGGTCGCGTGA
- a CDS encoding PadR family transcriptional regulator has translation MDNGKTLLGLLSREAGYGYDLKHSFDRYFGGEKPLAFGQVYAMLARMVRDGLIVSVGEEATGEAPDRKKYEITAVGRELLLGWMFTAQPPSPAARHELFAKTVIALLVDEDAQRLLDVQRSAHLARMRELTRARREAGLLDVLAFDHALFHLEADLRWIDLAAARLDALRAELTKR, from the coding sequence ATGGACAACGGGAAGACGCTACTCGGGCTGCTCAGCCGGGAAGCCGGCTACGGGTACGACCTGAAGCATTCGTTCGACCGCTACTTCGGCGGCGAGAAGCCGCTGGCGTTCGGGCAGGTGTACGCGATGCTCGCGCGGATGGTGCGGGACGGGCTGATCGTGTCGGTGGGGGAGGAGGCGACGGGGGAGGCGCCCGACCGGAAGAAGTACGAGATCACGGCGGTGGGGCGGGAGCTGCTGCTCGGGTGGATGTTCACCGCCCAGCCGCCGTCGCCCGCCGCGCGGCACGAGCTGTTCGCCAAGACGGTGATCGCGCTGCTCGTCGACGAGGACGCGCAGCGGCTGCTCGACGTGCAGCGGAGCGCGCATCTTGCCCGGATGCGCGAGCTGACCCGGGCGCGGCGGGAGGCCGGGCTGCTCGACGTGCTCGCGTTCGACCACGCGCTGTTCCACCTGGAAGCCGACCTGCGGTGGATCGACCTGGCCGCGGCCCGGCTCGACGCGCTGCGTGCGGAGCTCACGAAGCGATGA
- a CDS encoding sulfite exporter TauE/SafE family protein — MTLALTLLGAAAVGVTLGLLGAGGSILAVPVLVFLAGQPITVAIPTSLVVVLLSSSGALIPRLRSGLIRWEVAAVFAVGGVPAALAGARLGGALPARILMPVFAALMVVVAVRMLRDASPLGGACRTSPGARPDRRRCMPKALLAGAGTGALTGVFGVGGGFAVVPALTLLLGLTAAEAAATSLVVIIVNSAAGFAGHLGAHLDPGLITAFAATAITASLLTARIARRVSPDRTRRTFAWTVLALAPLMAFGAV, encoded by the coding sequence ATGACCCTCGCGCTGACCCTGCTCGGCGCCGCGGCCGTGGGCGTGACCCTCGGACTCCTCGGCGCCGGCGGGTCCATCCTCGCCGTCCCGGTCCTCGTCTTCCTCGCGGGCCAGCCCATCACCGTCGCCATCCCCACCTCGCTCGTCGTCGTCCTGCTCTCCTCCTCGGGCGCGCTGATCCCGAGGCTGCGCTCGGGCCTCATCCGCTGGGAGGTCGCCGCGGTCTTCGCCGTCGGCGGCGTCCCCGCCGCGCTCGCGGGCGCGCGACTCGGCGGCGCGCTGCCCGCACGGATCCTCATGCCGGTCTTCGCCGCCCTCATGGTCGTCGTCGCCGTCCGCATGCTCCGCGACGCCTCCCCCCTGGGCGGCGCCTGCCGCACCTCGCCCGGCGCGCGCCCCGACCGCCGCCGCTGCATGCCGAAGGCGCTGCTGGCCGGTGCGGGCACGGGCGCCCTCACCGGCGTCTTCGGCGTGGGCGGCGGCTTCGCCGTGGTCCCCGCCCTCACCCTCCTCCTGGGCCTCACCGCCGCCGAGGCCGCGGCCACGTCCCTCGTGGTGATCATCGTGAACTCGGCGGCGGGTTTCGCAGGGCACCTCGGCGCCCACCTCGACCCGGGTCTCATCACGGCCTTCGCCGCGACGGCGATCACCGCCTCCCTCCTCACCGCCCGGATCGCCCGGCGCGTTTCCCCGGACCGGACCCGCCGCACCTTCGCCTGGACCGTCCTGGCCCTCGCCCCGCTGATGGCCTTCGGCGCGGTCTGA
- a CDS encoding rhodanese-like domain-containing protein codes for MHILDPARVRALGSGALLLDVRTPAEFESAHLPGSVNVPLDTLPSALASIEAQAAGRPVVLVCRSGARARQAQRLVPGAVLEGGVQAWESDGGSLVRGKQTWSLERQVRFAAGALVFAAVLASLAWPPALVVAAFVGAGLVFAGVTDTCLMGRGLARLPWNR; via the coding sequence ATGCACATCCTCGACCCCGCCCGCGTCCGCGCCCTCGGCTCCGGCGCCCTGCTCCTCGACGTGCGGACGCCCGCCGAATTCGAGTCCGCGCACCTCCCCGGCTCGGTCAACGTGCCGCTCGACACCCTCCCGTCCGCCCTCGCCTCGATCGAGGCGCAGGCGGCGGGCCGTCCCGTCGTCCTGGTGTGCCGGTCCGGCGCGCGCGCCCGGCAGGCACAGCGCCTCGTGCCCGGCGCGGTGCTGGAGGGCGGCGTCCAGGCCTGGGAGTCCGACGGAGGCTCCCTCGTGCGCGGAAAGCAGACGTGGAGCCTGGAGCGGCAGGTGAGGTTCGCCGCGGGGGCGCTGGTCTTCGCGGCGGTGCTCGCGAGCCTGGCCTGGCCGCCCGCGCTCGTCGTCGCCGCCTTTGTCGGAGCCGGGCTGGTCTTCGCCGGCGTGACCGACACCTGTCTGATGGGCAGGGGCCTCGCCCGCCTGCCCTGGAACCGATGA
- a CDS encoding MBL fold metallo-hydrolase: MEIIDFRTPGLGDQSYLVAHEGHAVLVDPQRDVGRFLEAADERGLEVRFVLETHLHNDYLSGGRIAAARTGAELVMPAGAAPVYRHTPAFHLEDLPGPAGMTIRPVHTPGHTPEHTSYVVLVDGEPVAVFSGGSLLVASAGRTDLLGPERARTLARLQYGSVHRLAGLPREVGLYPTHGEGSFCTVSGAGRHTSTIGAERDTNPLLALPGAEEFADGLLAVRPPIPAFYAHMGPGNLRGTGEPPAAPLPELTAADALALPGVHLVDVRPRAAQAEGFLPGSLGIELGDDFGSWAGWLLPYGAPVVLVADRAQDVAEARVQLARIGFDDVRGVVHDLGGRATARFTLLDLDEARPLVPGTQVLDVRMPQERADLPLPGASERFVPDLVTEGVPDGLDPARPVLVACGSGRRAAIAASLLVREGFTVLALTGAAAPDLA; the protein is encoded by the coding sequence ATGGAGATCATCGACTTCCGGACGCCGGGACTCGGCGACCAGTCCTATCTCGTCGCGCACGAGGGGCACGCCGTGCTCGTCGACCCGCAGCGCGACGTCGGCAGGTTCCTGGAGGCCGCCGACGAACGCGGGCTCGAGGTCAGGTTCGTGCTGGAGACCCATCTGCACAACGACTACCTGTCGGGCGGGCGGATCGCGGCGGCCAGGACGGGCGCCGAACTCGTCATGCCCGCGGGGGCCGCGCCCGTCTACCGGCACACCCCGGCGTTCCACCTGGAGGACCTGCCCGGCCCGGCGGGGATGACGATCCGGCCCGTCCACACGCCGGGCCACACCCCCGAGCACACCAGCTACGTGGTGCTCGTCGACGGCGAACCCGTCGCGGTCTTCTCGGGCGGAAGCCTCCTCGTCGCCTCCGCGGGCCGCACCGACCTGCTCGGGCCCGAGCGCGCCCGCACCCTCGCCCGCCTCCAGTACGGCTCGGTCCACCGGCTCGCCGGGCTGCCGCGCGAGGTCGGCCTCTACCCGACGCACGGGGAGGGCTCCTTCTGCACGGTCAGCGGCGCGGGCCGGCACACCTCGACCATCGGCGCGGAACGCGACACCAACCCGCTGCTCGCGCTCCCCGGCGCCGAGGAGTTCGCCGACGGCCTGCTCGCCGTCCGCCCGCCGATCCCCGCGTTCTACGCGCACATGGGCCCCGGCAACCTGCGCGGCACCGGCGAGCCGCCCGCCGCGCCGCTGCCCGAACTGACCGCCGCCGACGCGCTCGCGCTGCCCGGCGTCCACCTGGTCGACGTGCGCCCGCGCGCAGCGCAGGCCGAAGGCTTCCTGCCCGGTTCGCTCGGCATCGAACTGGGCGACGACTTCGGCAGCTGGGCGGGCTGGCTGCTCCCGTACGGGGCGCCGGTCGTGCTCGTCGCCGACCGTGCCCAGGACGTCGCCGAGGCGCGGGTCCAGCTCGCCCGGATCGGCTTCGACGACGTCCGCGGCGTCGTCCACGACCTCGGCGGCCGCGCCACCGCGCGGTTCACCCTCCTGGACCTGGACGAGGCGAGGCCGCTCGTGCCCGGGACCCAGGTCCTCGACGTGCGGATGCCGCAGGAGCGGGCCGACCTGCCCCTGCCCGGCGCGAGCGAGCGGTTCGTGCCCGACCTCGTCACCGAGGGCGTGCCGGACGGGCTCGATCCCGCCCGTCCCGTGCTCGTCGCGTGCGGGTCGGGCCGGCGCGCCGCGATCGCCGCGAGCCTGCTCGTCCGGGAGGGGTTCACCGTCCTGGCGCTCACCGGCGCCGCGGCCCCCGACCTCGCCTGA
- a CDS encoding metal-sensitive transcriptional regulator, translating to MQMNQELAGDAVARLRRANGQLAAVIAMIEEGEDCVKVLTQLAAVSKALDRAGFKLVATGLKHCQAAAARGEEAPMEIADLEKLFLALA from the coding sequence ATGCAGATGAACCAGGAGCTGGCCGGCGACGCGGTCGCCCGGCTACGGCGGGCGAACGGGCAACTCGCCGCGGTGATCGCGATGATCGAGGAGGGCGAGGACTGCGTGAAGGTCCTCACCCAGCTCGCCGCGGTGTCCAAAGCCCTCGACCGGGCGGGCTTCAAGCTCGTCGCGACCGGCCTCAAGCACTGCCAGGCCGCCGCCGCGCGCGGCGAGGAGGCGCCCATGGAGATCGCCGATCTGGAGAAACTGTTCCTGGCTCTCGCCTGA